One Phaseolus vulgaris cultivar G19833 chromosome 2, P. vulgaris v2.0, whole genome shotgun sequence DNA window includes the following coding sequences:
- the LOC137810817 gene encoding uncharacterized protein At1g66480-like, which produces MGNTFGAKKTTKVMKIDGETFKLKTPVKVEEVLKDHPGLVLLDSEAVKHYGVRAKPLEAHKELHPKRLYFLVELPKEIKPRRVRSGINMSAKDRLENLVLTRRSASDLSIMKQSNMSDGEQGNNKENNNGGVRLKMRLPKAEVEKLIQGSKDQAEAAERIVKLYMANGSRETEENGEKMMLFDQQKQCKGDTVKESTKKRVSFMAMNEGGTQVAVVS; this is translated from the exons ATGGGTAACACCTTTGGTGCAAAGAAGACCACAAAGGTCATGAAAATTGATGGTGAGACATTCAAGTTGAAGACCCCAGTGAAAGTTGAGGAAGTGCTTAAGGATCACCCAGGTCTTGTTTTGCTAGACTCTGAGGCAGTTAAGCACTATGGGGTGAGAGCAAAGCCTTTGGAAGCTCACAAGGAGTTGCATCCAAAGAGGCTCTATTTTCTTGTGGAACTTCCCAAGGAgataaagccaagaagggttcgTTCTGGCATTAACATGAGTGCCAAAGATCGCCTAGAGAACCTAGTGCTTACTAGGAGATCTGCTTCTGATCTTTCAATCATGAAGCAAAGCAACATGAGTGATGGTGAACAAGGCAACAACAAGGAGAATAATAATGGTGGGGTGAGGTTGAAAATGAGGCTTCCAAAAgctgaggtggagaagttgatCCAAGGTAGCAAAGATCAAGCCGAGGCAGCTGAGAGGATCGTGAAACTATATATGGCCAATGGCAGCAGAGAAACCGAGGAAAATGGTGAAAAGATGATGCTGTTCGATCAACAAAAGCAGTGCAAGGGTGACACAGTTAAGGAGAGTACAAAG AAGAGGGTGAGCTTTATGGCAATGAACGAAGGAGGGACTCAAGTAGCTGTGGTTTCATAA
- the LOC137810815 gene encoding pentatricopeptide repeat-containing protein At3g12770-like isoform X1, which translates to MPLSYFHLRYTFAKIRIPCRCRCICNSAPPPTLVSLHHAPFNQPLSIFYSLLHQFSNTLIHVKSIHAQIIKNWVSTENYLAAKLIRIYSDLGFLFPARKVFDQCSLRGTAVCNAMMAGFLRNQQHMEVPKLFKMMGSGDIEINSYTCMFALKACTSLLDDEIGMEIVMTVFQRGFHLHPFVGSSIVNFFVKCGYFDDARKVFDGMPEKDIVCWNSMIGGYVQEGLFNEAIKMFLAMIGGGLKPSPVTMVSLLKACGECGLKKLGTSAHGCVIALGYVQNGLIPESFALFRRLVQSGSGFDSGTLVSLMRGCSQTSDLKNGRILHSCIIRKGIESNIVLSTSIVDMYSKCGAIKLATTVFGRMEKKNVITWTAMLVGLSQNGYAEDALKLFCQMQEEKVLANSVTLVSLVHCCAHLGSLNKGRSVHAHLIRHGYAFDAVNMSALLDMYAKCGKIRSAEKLFNKGFHLKDVILCNTMIMGYGMHGLGHYALGVYGRMIEERLKPNQTTFVSLLTACSHSGLVEEGKALFDCIERDHNIKPQEKHYACLVDLLSRAGRLKEADALVKQMPFQPSTDVLEALLSGCRTHKNINMGIQIADRLISLDYLNSGIYVMLSNIYAEARRWESVNYIRGLMRMQGLKKVPGYSLIEVGNRVYTFFARDDSHPRWSDIYQLLENLRLEVEAEGYIPDTSCVLRDVNEPMKVKLLWGHSERLAIAFGLLSTPYGSLIRITKNLRVCVDCHTVTKYISKIVQREIIVRDANRFHHFVNGKCSCNDYW; encoded by the exons ATGCCTTTATCATATTTCCACCTCAGATACACATTTGCGAAGATCAGGATCCCCTGCAGGTGCAGGTGTATTTGCAACTCTGCACCACCACCAACACTTGTTTCTCTTCATCATGCCCCATTCAACCAACCTCTTTCAATTTTCTACTCACTCTTGCATCAATTCTCAAACACCCTTATCCATGTCAAGTCCATCCATGCACAGATTATTAAGAATTGGGTATCCACTGAAAACTACCTGGCCGCAAAACTCATCAGAATCTACTCTGATTTGGGTTTTCTTTTCCCTGCCCGCAAGGTGTTTGATCAATGTTCTCTACGGGGTACCGCTGTTTGCAATGCCATGATGGCTGGGTTCCTGAGGAACCAGCAACACATGGAGGTTCCCAAGTTGTTCAAAATGATGGGTTCTGGTGATATAGAAATCAATAGTTACACGTGCATGTTTGCTCTCAAGGCATGCACCAGCTTGTTGGATGATGAAATTGGTATGGAAATAGTTATGACAGTGTTTCAAAGGGGGTTTCATTTGCATCCGTTTGTTGGTAGTTcgattgttaatttttttgtgAAGTGTGGTTATTTTGATGATGCGCGAAAAGTCTTTGATGGGATGCCGGAAAAAGATATTGTATGCTGGAATTCTATGATTGGTGGTTATGTACAGGAGGGACTCTTCAATGAGGCAATTAAAATGTTCCTTGCGATGATTGGAGGTGGGTTAAAGCCGAGTCCAGTGACAATGGTGAGCTTACTCAAGGCGTGTGGAGAGTGTGGACTTAAAAAACTAGGAACCTCTGCTCATGGTTGTGTCATTGCTTTAG GATATGTTCAAAATGGTTTGATACCTGAATCTTTTGCACTCTTTCGTAGACTAGTCCAAAGTGGTTCTGGGTTTGATTCTGGAACCTTGGTGAGCCTTATGCGAGGATGTTCTCAAACATCTGACTTGAAAAATGGAAGAATCCTCCATTCTTGTATTATTAGAAAAGGAATTGAATCGAACATAGTTTTGTCCACTTCAATTGTTGACATGTATTCTAAATGTGGTGCCATAAAGCTAGCAACTACTGTTTTCGGAAGAATGGAAAAAAAGAATGTAATTACATGGACTGCCATGCTGGTGGGTTTATCTCAAAATGGCTATGCAGAGGATGCCCTTAAATTATTTTGTCAAATGCAAGAAGAAAAAGTGCTCGCCAATTCTGTCACTCTTGTTAGCCTTGTGCACTGTTGTGCCCACCTAGGATCTCTCAATAAAGGAAGGAGTGTCCATGCTCATTTGATCCGGCATGGCTATGCATTTGATGCAGTTAATATGTCAGCGTTGCTTGATATGTATGCCAAGTGTGGTAAAATTCGCTCTGCTGAGAAGTTATTCAATAAGGGATTCCATTTAAAAGATGTTATACTATGTAACACTATGATTATGGGTTATGGAATGCATGGTCTTGGGCATTATGCTCTAGGTGTATATGGTAGAATGATAGAGGAAAGGCTCAAACCAAATCAAACAACATTTGTTTCTTTGCTAACAGCTTGCAGTCACTCAGGCCTAGTTGAAGAGGGTAAGGCTTTGTTCGACTGTATAGAAAGGGATCATAATATTAAGCCTCAGGAAAAACACTATGCTTGTCTTGTGGATCTCCTTAGTCGAGCAGGCCGCCTCAAGGAAGCAGATGCATTGGTGAAACAAATGCCCTTCCAACCGAGCACTGATGTGCTTGAAGCTTTGCTCAGTGGTTGCAGAACCCATAAGAATATTAACATGGGGATACAGATAGCAGATAGATTAATTTCCTTGGATTACTTGAACTCTGGAATTTATGTCatgttatcaaatatttatgcCGAAGCAAGAAGATGGGAATCAGTGAATTACATACGAGGCCTCATGAGGATGCAGGGCCTGAAAAAGGTACCTGGCTATAGTTTGATAGAAGTAGGGAATCGGGTATACACATTTTTTGCTAGAGATGATTCACATCCTCGTTGGTCAGATATATATCAATTATTAGAAAATTTGAGACTTGAGGTGGAGGCAGAAGGTTACATTCCTGATACTAGTTGTGTTCTTCGTGATGTAAATGAGCCAATGAAGGTTAAGTTACTCTGGGGACACAGTGAGAGACTAGCCATTGCATTTGGTCTTTTAAGCACTCCATATGGAAGCTTGATTAGGATCACCAAAAACCTTCGTGTATGTGTTGACTGTCATACTGTTACCAAATACATATCAAAAATAGTTCAGAGGGAAATTATTGTCAGGGATGCTAATCGTTTCCATCACTTTGTTAATGGGAAATGCTCATGTAATGATTACTGGTAA
- the LOC137810815 gene encoding pentatricopeptide repeat-containing protein At3g12770-like isoform X2 yields MPLSYFHLRYTFAKIRIPCRCRCICNSAPPPTLVSLHHAPFNQPLSIFYSLLHQFSNTLIHVKSIHAQIIKNWVSTENYLAAKLIRIYSDLGFLFPARKVFDQCSLRGTAVCNAMMAGFLRNQQHMEVPKLFKMMGSGDIEINSYTCMFALKACTSLLDDEIGMEIVMTVFQRGFHLHPFVGSSIVNFFVKCGYFDDARKVFDGMPEKDIVCWNSMIGGYVQEGLFNEAIKMFLAMIGGGLKPSPVTMVSLLKACGECGLKKLGTSAHGCVIALGMGNDVFVLTSLVDMYSNLGDTDNAALVFNGMFNRSLISWNAMISGYVQNGLIPESFALFRRLVQSGSGFDSGTLVSLMRGCSQTSDLKNGRILHSCIIRKGIESNIVLSTSIVDMYSKCGAIKLATTVFGRMEKKNVITWTAMLVGLSQNGYAEDALKLFCQMQEEKVLANSVTLVSLVHCCAHLGSLNKGRSVHAHLIRHGYAFDAVNMSALLDMYAKCGKIRSAEKLFNKGFHLKDVILCNTMIMGYGMHGLGHYALGVYGRMIEERLKPNQTTFVSLLTACSHSGLVEEGKALFDCIERDHNIKPQEKHYACLVDLLSRAGRLKEADALVKQMPFQPSTDVLEALLSGCRTHKNINMGIQIADRLISLDYLNSGIYVMLSNIYAEARRWESVNYIRGLMRMQGLKKVPGYSLIEVGNRVYTFFARDDSHPRWSDIYQLLENLRLEVEAEGYIPDTSCVLRDVNEPMKVKLLWGHSERLAIAFGLLSTPYGSLIRITKNLRVCVDCHTVTKYISKIVQREIIVRDANRFHHFVNGKCSCNDYW; encoded by the coding sequence ATGCCTTTATCATATTTCCACCTCAGATACACATTTGCGAAGATCAGGATCCCCTGCAGGTGCAGGTGTATTTGCAACTCTGCACCACCACCAACACTTGTTTCTCTTCATCATGCCCCATTCAACCAACCTCTTTCAATTTTCTACTCACTCTTGCATCAATTCTCAAACACCCTTATCCATGTCAAGTCCATCCATGCACAGATTATTAAGAATTGGGTATCCACTGAAAACTACCTGGCCGCAAAACTCATCAGAATCTACTCTGATTTGGGTTTTCTTTTCCCTGCCCGCAAGGTGTTTGATCAATGTTCTCTACGGGGTACCGCTGTTTGCAATGCCATGATGGCTGGGTTCCTGAGGAACCAGCAACACATGGAGGTTCCCAAGTTGTTCAAAATGATGGGTTCTGGTGATATAGAAATCAATAGTTACACGTGCATGTTTGCTCTCAAGGCATGCACCAGCTTGTTGGATGATGAAATTGGTATGGAAATAGTTATGACAGTGTTTCAAAGGGGGTTTCATTTGCATCCGTTTGTTGGTAGTTcgattgttaatttttttgtgAAGTGTGGTTATTTTGATGATGCGCGAAAAGTCTTTGATGGGATGCCGGAAAAAGATATTGTATGCTGGAATTCTATGATTGGTGGTTATGTACAGGAGGGACTCTTCAATGAGGCAATTAAAATGTTCCTTGCGATGATTGGAGGTGGGTTAAAGCCGAGTCCAGTGACAATGGTGAGCTTACTCAAGGCGTGTGGAGAGTGTGGACTTAAAAAACTAGGAACCTCTGCTCATGGTTGTGTCATTGCTTTAGGTATGGGGAATGACGTATTTGTGCTTACTTCGTTGGTTGATATGTATAGCAATTTAGGTGACACAGACAATGCTGCTTTGGTTTTCAATGGCATGTTCAATAGAAGTTTGATTTCGTGGAATGCTATGATTTCAGGATATGTTCAAAATGGTTTGATACCTGAATCTTTTGCACTCTTTCGTAGACTAGTCCAAAGTGGTTCTGGGTTTGATTCTGGAACCTTGGTGAGCCTTATGCGAGGATGTTCTCAAACATCTGACTTGAAAAATGGAAGAATCCTCCATTCTTGTATTATTAGAAAAGGAATTGAATCGAACATAGTTTTGTCCACTTCAATTGTTGACATGTATTCTAAATGTGGTGCCATAAAGCTAGCAACTACTGTTTTCGGAAGAATGGAAAAAAAGAATGTAATTACATGGACTGCCATGCTGGTGGGTTTATCTCAAAATGGCTATGCAGAGGATGCCCTTAAATTATTTTGTCAAATGCAAGAAGAAAAAGTGCTCGCCAATTCTGTCACTCTTGTTAGCCTTGTGCACTGTTGTGCCCACCTAGGATCTCTCAATAAAGGAAGGAGTGTCCATGCTCATTTGATCCGGCATGGCTATGCATTTGATGCAGTTAATATGTCAGCGTTGCTTGATATGTATGCCAAGTGTGGTAAAATTCGCTCTGCTGAGAAGTTATTCAATAAGGGATTCCATTTAAAAGATGTTATACTATGTAACACTATGATTATGGGTTATGGAATGCATGGTCTTGGGCATTATGCTCTAGGTGTATATGGTAGAATGATAGAGGAAAGGCTCAAACCAAATCAAACAACATTTGTTTCTTTGCTAACAGCTTGCAGTCACTCAGGCCTAGTTGAAGAGGGTAAGGCTTTGTTCGACTGTATAGAAAGGGATCATAATATTAAGCCTCAGGAAAAACACTATGCTTGTCTTGTGGATCTCCTTAGTCGAGCAGGCCGCCTCAAGGAAGCAGATGCATTGGTGAAACAAATGCCCTTCCAACCGAGCACTGATGTGCTTGAAGCTTTGCTCAGTGGTTGCAGAACCCATAAGAATATTAACATGGGGATACAGATAGCAGATAGATTAATTTCCTTGGATTACTTGAACTCTGGAATTTATGTCatgttatcaaatatttatgcCGAAGCAAGAAGATGGGAATCAGTGAATTACATACGAGGCCTCATGAGGATGCAGGGCCTGAAAAAGGTACCTGGCTATAGTTTGATAGAAGTAGGGAATCGGGTATACACATTTTTTGCTAGAGATGATTCACATCCTCGTTGGTCAGATATATATCAATTATTAGAAAATTTGAGACTTGAGGTGGAGGCAGAAGGTTACATTCCTGATACTAGTTGTGTTCTTCGTGATGTAAATGAGCCAATGAAGGTTAAGTTACTCTGGGGACACAGTGAGAGACTAGCCATTGCATTTGGTCTTTTAAGCACTCCATATGGAAGCTTGATTAGGATCACCAAAAACCTTCGTGTATGTGTTGACTGTCATACTGTTACCAAATACATATCAAAAATAGTTCAGAGGGAAATTATTGTCAGGGATGCTAATCGTTTCCATCACTTTGTTAATGGGAAATGCTCATGTAATGATTACTGGTAA